GCCGAGGACGCGCTGCAGGATGCGCTCATCGCCGGTTGGCGCAATTTGAACCGGTTCGAGGGGCATTCGCGTTTTTCCACGTGGATGCACCGCATCGCCGCCAATGCGGCGCTGATGCTGGTGCGCAAGCGCCGCGAAACCCCCGAGTCCGACGCCGGCGACGACGAGGTCGACCGGGCGCCGGGAGTGTCGGATCGCGTGACGACGGTCGACGTGGTCCGCGCCGCTCTGGCGCAACTGGCGCCGGAGTTCCGCGAAGCCGTGGTGCTGCGCGAATACGCCGACTTCACGTACCAGGACATCGCCGACCATCAGGGCGTGGCGGTGGCGACGGTGAAAACCCGCCTCAACCGCGGCCGCGCGAAACTGAAGGCGGCGCTGGTCGAAGCGGGCGTGGGAGCGGGCTAGATCAGGCCCCTGCTGCGAAGGAATGTGCGGACGTTCTCCGCGGATTCGACGTGGCCGGAGCTGAACACGTAGCCGCCGGCGTCGTCGACGTAAAGGAAATACGCGAACGTTTTCGCGGAATAGAGGTAGATAGCCTTGCCGTCCTTGTCGGACAGC
This genomic stretch from Corynebacterium hansenii harbors:
- a CDS encoding RNA polymerase sigma factor; its protein translation is MSRDRDVELDLVARAREGDSGAFRELVAPHRDHLWAVCLSITSHRQDAEDALQDALIAGWRNLNRFEGHSRFSTWMHRIAANAALMLVRKRRETPESDAGDDEVDRAPGVSDRVTTVDVVRAALAQLAPEFREAVVLREYADFTYQDIADHQGVAVATVKTRLNRGRAKLKAALVEAGVGAG